The genome window CATGAGGACCAGCACGATCGCGGCGGCCAGGAGGTACTGCTCGAGCGAAATGGTCGAGAAGATCGAGAGCGCGAGGATCACTGCAATGGAAAGGGCGCCGAGAAGGAGTGAGATTCTGGTTTGAATCCTCACTGCTCTTCCCTGAACTTGTAGCCCACTCCCTTGATTGTTTCGAGCATCCCCGCGCGCTTCCCGAGTTTTTCGCGAATTTTCCTGATATGCACGTCGACGGTCCGGTCGACGACCCGGACGTCGCTTCCCCAGACGGACCGGAGAAGCGACTCGCGGCTTACGACCTGTCCGGTGTGCCGCGCAAGATAGAGGAGCACCTCGAACTCCTTCCGGGGAAAGAAGACTTCCTTGCGATCGATCCGGACGATGTGCTGGGACTGGATGATCTCAACCTCTCCGATCGAAATAGGTTGAACGGGCGCGGCATCCCCCTCTTCGCGCTTTCGAAGGACGTTCTTCACCCGGGCGGTGAGCTTCGGGATGCTGATCGGCTTGACGATGTAGTCCTCGGCTCCCAGCTCGAGCCCGAGCACTTCATCGACATCGCTCCCTTTCGCCGTCAGGAACACAACCGGTATGCGGCTCGTCCGTTCATCTTTTTTCAGACGCTTGAGGACCTCGAGCCCGTCGTATTCGGGCATCATGATGTCCAGGAGGATGAGGTCGGGATTCTGCCGGGCCATCTCGAGGGCCTCTTTTCCGCTTCGCGCGGTCAGCACCTCGTATCCTTCCTTTTGCAGATTATACCTGACGAGGTCCAGAATGTCCCGTTCGTCGTCAACGATTAGAATTGTCCTCATGGGCCCAATATTCGATTATTCAAACCAATTACAAATCCCTTGGGGGCTGGCTGTGTTTCGTTGCCATCCCTACCGATCCCTCGGGCTCGGTAGCCGCAGCCTTTAGGCTGCGTTTCTCCGATCCGGCAGATGAAATTTAGCCGCCACGGAAATCCCCTGCCACCAACATTTTGCGCTTGACATTCTTGGAGCCGCTTCCTACATTACGCCACGCCTTTTTCCCACCTTCAACCGGAAGTCCGGCCACATCATGTACAGAACCACATGCCCGCAGTGCGGGTCATCCGATTTCGTGGTGAGCAAGAGCCGCCCCGGCGACTTCCCGCCGGCCCTGCACTTTGTGGAGTGTTCGCGCTGCGGATCGACCGTCGGTCTGACAAGCCTGGCCAGCCTGATCGACCTCTCGCGAAGGAATTCGAGATCGGCGAGGGCGATGGCACGCGCGCTCCTTCACGATTTTCCGAAGGGGTCTCCGTCGCTCCGCGCTTCCAGGAAACCTTCCTCGGTCTGATCGCAAGCGTCCCCCTCAACGGTCTGTAAAGCGGACCTCCACGTCAAAGGTCTTCTCGAATAATCCCTTCTTGTGTTCCGCCCCCCAGATTTCCATTTCCACCGGGAGGCCTTCAAACCGTTTCAGATGGAACGTCACCTTGTCCTTCGTCCGGCGGCAGCGGATGTCCTCCACAGCTCCGGCGTGACTTCGATCCAGCCCGTCCGCGATGCGGAGGATTGCGGCGAGCTTCACGACAATCCGCCTCTGTTCCCCGGACAGGGTCTGAAAGTTTTCATGTTTCGGTTTCGGATGACTTTTCCTGTGGTAACGGGCGACGTTGGCGATGATCGCCTTTTCGTCCTCGGTATAACCGAGCAGGTCGGCATTCTTGATCAGATAGTACGAGTGCCGGTGGTGCTGGCTGTGGGAGACGTAGAGTCCGACCTCGTGAAGCAGGGCCGCCGCTTCCAGGAATTCCCTCTCGGGCGCTCCAAGCCCGTGCAGGGACTTGGTCTGGTCAAAAATCCGGAGGGCCAGCTGCGCGACATGTTGCGTGTGGGCTTTTTCCACCGCGAGCGTCTCTCCGAGGTGGCGGATGCTTTCACGGCGGAGGTCGTCGGGGGATGATTCGGCGCGCAGGTATTTGTTTTCGATCGTATCCATCACGATTCCCTCGCGCAGGCCGTACTCCGAAACTGTCATCTCCTTGAGATCAAGCTCCTTAAAGAGCTGCTCAAGAATGAGCGCTCCCGCCACGATGATGTCCCGCCGCGAGGGATCGAATTCCTGGAGCTCTTCCATCGAATCATGGACGGCCGCATCGAGGATCCGTTCCACCGCCGCCCGGAGATCGTCGCGTGTGAAGGAGAACCCGTTCAGGTTCGTCACTCCTTCGTCCTTCTGTCCCGTCCGGATCAGGCTGGCGACTGCCTGGATCGTCCCCGAGGTTCCGACGACGGTCTGGCGGTCAAGGTTGCGCAGTTGCCGGGCGATGGGATTCAGCATTCCCAGAATGTAAATCCGGCACTGCTTCACGGTCTTGGCCGAGTAGTTTCCGTGCTTGAAAAAGCGCGCCGTCAGTCTCACCGCGCCCAGCTTGAGACTGTTGTCATAGAGGACCTGGCCCTTCTTCCCGAGGAGAAATTCGGTGCTTCCTCCCCCGATATCGATCAGCAGCACTTTCTCCTGATACAGGGGAAGCGCCTGGAGAATTCCGAGGTAAATGAGCCTCGCCTCCTCGACGCCGGAAGCGATCTCGATGGTAATTCCCGTCTTCGCCTTTACCATCAGAAGGAATTTATCCCTGTTGATCGCCTCCCGGATCGCGCTTGTTCCGACCGCTCTGACCGTGGCTCTTGCCCCGTCCGCCACGCGTTTGAACCTGCTCAGAGTCTCAAGGCCGCGCCGGATGGCGGGGCGGGATAAGTATTTCATATCGGACGAACCCTTGCCCAGCCGGACGACGTCTTTTTCCCTGTCGATGATCTTGAACCTTCCGGTGCGCGTGTCCACACGCACGACGATCAGGTGGATCGAGTTTGTCCCGACGTCGATGGCGGCGAGGTTCCGGTTCCTGCTAGCCACGGGAGAGGACGGAAGTGATGCCGGCCTTCAAGGCGCTGTTTGTTTCGTGAAAGTTCCGCGACGCGTCTACTTCGACGAACCCAAAACTCCTGGACATGCGGGAAAATTCCCGGAGAATCCATTTCTGGTATGCGATGAAGCTGTCATAAAAGTCCTCACCGAGCTTCAGATCCATTCCCGATTCCCAGTACTTGAGTCCCTCTCCCAGGCCCTCGTCCCAGTAGCGTTTCGAAAGCGTTTCGCTATTGATGACTCTCGGAATAAGGTCTTCGATCCCGATCTGCATGTAAAAGACCGCATCCGGTTTCAGGGCAAATCCGAACACCTTTCGGATCCACGTCCGGTCCGCTCCCCTGACCGTCGCGCGGGCAAACGCCGTGTAGACGTACCGGTCGGCAAGAACGATGAAGCCGGAATTCAGGGCCGGGATGATCTCGTTCTCCAATCGATCTGCGAAGTCCGCGGCATAGAGGAGGCAATACGTGTTGACGTTGAGCGTATGGCCCGCCTTCGCCTTTACGATCGTGCTCCCGAGGAGGGGGGACCGGGTCCATCCGGTGGTGATCACCCCGTAGCCTTTCACCTCGAGCCACTTCTTGATATCTTCGATCTGGGTGGAGCGGCCGACGCCGTCTGTGCCTTCGATGACGATGAGTTTCCCTTTCATGGCGCTCACATCGACATACGGAAGGCCTTCACCGAAAAAGGGGCCCTTATTTGACATAGATATTCTCCTTTTTTTGCAGATAGGGGGCGGGTTTGTACTTCCTCAGCACGGCTTTGGTCATCGCCCGAACTATCGCCTGCTGCTCCTGGATCGGCCTGGTTGCGTCGATGACCTGGAGATTGTACTCGGCGGACATGGTGTCGTATTCCTCAAGGATCTTGCTCTGAAACATCCGAAAACTTTCACTCGGATCGCCGCTGAGGCCGAGGTCCATTCCCGCCTCGTGAAATTTAAGATTGATGCGGCCGTTCAGGATCCGGCTGAGGGAGACTTCGATCGGCACCTTGAAGTAGATGGCCAGGTCGGGTTTTGCCGCAAAGCCGTAGAGGTTTCTGACCCACTCCGGGTGAACACCCCGAACGACATCCCTCGCGAAGGCCGTGTAGACATACCGGTCGGCCAGGACGATCATCCCCGCCTTCAAAGGCGGAATGATCAAATGCGCGAGGCGGTCGGCAAAGTCCGTGGCATGGAGGATGCTGAAGGTGGTGGGGGTGAGGAGATTTTTCTTCTTCCCCAGCTTGATCGTCTGCTTCACCAGCGCCGAGGAGTTCCACTCCGTGAGAAAGGCGCGGTAACGCTGGCTCGAGAGCCATTTGTGAAGCAGCTGGAGCTGTGTCGACTTACCCGACCCGTCGATTCCTTCGACGACGATGAGACGGCCCGGATAAGGGTGGTTTCTGAAGAGGCTTTGTCCTGTCATGCTGTTTAGCCGGTGATAGTAATCGAAGCTGTTTTGGTGTGAGGTGATAGATCAAACGACCGGTGGAACCGGTCCGGAGTTCATCCACGTCGATTCTGCAGAGCCCGCCCTTCTTGAACACGATGGAGAGTGCGGGTGAGCCCAGGAGCGTGGAAGCAAACACCCCGAGATCAGGTTCATGCCCCACGATCAAGAGAGACTCCTTTTGCCGCCCGAGGAGGAGGGCGTTCACGAGCATCCCGGGCTCCCGCCCGGGCAGGAGTTCCTCCAGAATTGTAATCTTCCCCGCAAGGCCGAGCTCTTTGGCTGCGATCCTCGCGGTATCGAGGGCGCGTTTGAGGGGGCTTGAGAAAATAATGTCAACCGTCCCGATTGCCGCAGCGATCCCCCCGGCGGCCTTCCGCATCTTTTTTCTTCCATCCTCCGTGAGCGGCCGGTCGTCGTTGGGATAGTGGGTTCCCGCCCGGGGAACTGCGATCGCATGCCGCAAGAGGTGAAGACGCATCGGGCTTATCGGCGATTTGTTGAACGTGATGGAATGGCTTCGGGCGGCGCTATTTTGAATCGAGGGCTTTCTCGAACCGTTTGCGAAGCGCTGAGATTTCCCGTTGTTTCAGCGCGGCGCGCAGCCGGGCGAACAATTCAAGCCTCAGGGCCCGCTGACCGGAGAGAAGCTCGCGCAGGGGCCGCAACGCGAGCGCCGGTTCATCCGCGCTTTGCATCGAATTAAAGATCTCGAATTCCCTGAGGAAATCCGCCAGGATCCCGATCGATACGTCGCAATCATGTATCAACCCCATCAGCCGGAGGATGTCCCGAATCTCCTTCAGCGACCGCGCGAACGCTTTCCCGAAGGCAGGGGCGAACGCTTCCATGGCGAATCGGAGCCGCTTACCCTCCAGGCGCATGTCGTGCAATTCCCGGGCATTGTCGGGGTTGCGGAGGACCAGATTGCTCCCCGCAAAAAAACGCCGCAGAAGAACCGGCAACAGCCTTCGCCCGTTGGATCGAAAACTCTGCTGTGGTCTCGGCTTCAGATGGAAGCCAGGAATTTACGCAGATCCCGGCCGGCCTGCGCCGATTCGAATCTCTTGAGCCGGCGGACGAGTCGACGCCGTTCGTCCGTTTGCCGGCGGAGTGTTCGCGCCGCGATCAGATCCAGGGCGGACCGGTCTGATCCGGAAAACGATCCCCGCCGGTCTTTGAGCAGGGAGAGAAACACGTCCATCTCTCTCACCCTTCCGGCCGCTCTGATCAGGGAGCGGATTGATTGAGCCTGTCCCCCGGCCTTCTTTCCGCTGAAACAGCTGTGAAACAACTGAAGGAGCGTCTGAATCCTGCGCGCGTTTGTCCGGAGATCGTGGAGCGCTTCGGCGTCGGTTCCCTCGGCAGAGGGCCCGATCAATGATTGCAAGGATTGATAATACGCGCCAAGAATCTGTTTCAGGCAAATCCGCAGGCTTGCTTCCGGGTCGATTCGAAGTGAGGCTGCTCCCCCTGGCACTCTGGAACCTCTGGGCATTAATGAATTTTGCGATCGGTCGGTGGTAAGATAGCAGATTTTCGGGTGAGGCTCAAGTCCCAAGGAACGGCGCAGGAAGATACCCCCCAGTTGTTACGGAGTGATGATGCGGGGGTTAAGAAATCATTAAATCGGAATGTCCGCCCGCCCCGTCATTCTCATCCGGATCGGCATTTGGCCAAGATCTTTATACCATCCTTATACCCCCGCGCCCTCATTTTACGGCTTCTTCATTTCTTTTCCGTTCGCCCCGTCCCATATTATGACCATCAAAAATCCGGAGAAACCGTCTTGAGCTTCATATGTTGATTCTGAAGCAACTTCGTCCCGCGATCATCCTGATCGTCCTGTTTACGATCCTTACAGGGCTCGCCTATCCGCTTCTCATCACTGCGGTCGCACAACTTGTATTCCCGGAAACGGCAAACGGAAGTCTCATCTCGAGGGGTGGGAAGGCGATCGGCTCGGAGCTCATCGGCCAGGCGTTCAGTGATCCGAAGTATTTCTGGCCCCGTCCTTCGGCGACGAGCCCCTTCCCCTACAACGCCGGCGCCTCGACCGGATCAAATTACGGGCCGCTGAACCCGGCACTCCTGGCCGGGGTCAGGAAACGCATAGAGGATTTGAAACGCGCCGACCCCGAGAACGACCGGCCCATCCCGGTCGACCTTGTGACCGCTTCGGGAAGCGGTCTCGACCCGCACATCAGCGTGGCTGCTGCGCTCTACCAGCTTCCCCGTGTGGCGAGAGTCCGGGGAATGACCGAAGATAGAATTCGATCCCTGGTCGACCGGTACACGGAATGGAGACAGTTTGGATTTCTCGGCGAACCACGTGTAAACGTGTTGCGACTGAACTTTGCATTGGATGAAATCCGTTCTCTCCCGGAGGTGAAATAACCATGGACATCCTCTATATCGGCATCGTACTCGTGTTCTTTCTGCTCACCTGGGGCCTCCTGAAGGGATGCGATCTTCTCGGCGAAGAGAAGTCGGGAGACCGGTCATGAGCTGGCTCTATATAATTTCCGGAATTATCTCCCTCGGACTGCTGATCTACCTATTTGTGGCCCTCTTGAAGCCGGAGATATTCGAATGACATTCAGCGGCGTTTTACAAATTGTGATCTACCTGGCCGTCTTACTCCTTCTTGTCAAGCCCTTGGGCGCTTTCATGGCAAGGGTGTACCGGCGTGAGCGGACATTTCTCGATCCGGTTCTCGGTCCTCTGGAGCGATTGCTCTACCGGCTTTCGCGGATCGATCCCGACAAGGAAATGGACTGGAAGGAAAACGCGGCTGCATTACTCGTCTTCAATTTCGCAGGGCTGATTGTCGTCTATGCAGTACAGCGCCTGCAGCAGTTCCTTCCCATAAACCCCCAGGGTCTGGGGGCGGTATCCCCCGACTCTGCCTTCAACACGGCCGTGAGCTTCGCCTCGAATACGAACTGGCAGGGATACGGGGGCGAGACGACGATGAGCTACCTGACGCAGATGATCGCCCTGACCGTTCAGAATTTCCTCTCCGCGGCGTCGGGGATGGCGGTGCTGGCGCTTTTCATCCGGGGAATCTCCCGTCACTCCGTCAAGACGCTCGGGAATTTCTGGGTCGACATGACCCGGAGTACCCTCTACATTCTCCTCCCCCTTTCCGTCGTGCTGGCCCTGGTCCTGGTATCACAGGGAGTTGTGCAGACGTTTTCCCCCCCGGTCTCCGTGCCGCTTCTCGAGCGAACAGTGGATGGGACCGGAGCCGCCGTCACGCAGCAGGTGATCCCTGTCGGACCTGTCGCCTCTCAAATCGCGATCAAGCAGCTCGGTACGAACGGCGGGGGATTCTTCAACGTCAATTCCGCGCATCCCTTTGAGAATCCGACGCCCCTCACGGATTTCCTCGAGATGCTCTCCATTCTGCTTATCGCCGCGGCGCTCTGTTATACGTACGGCTCCATGGTGGGCGACACGCGGCAGGGGTGGGCGGTGCTCGCGTCGATGTTGATCATACTCATCCCGGCCATAGTTGTGACACACGCTGCCGAATCGTCCGGTAACCCGAAACTGGCGGCCCTCAACGTGGAGCAGCGCTCCACCTCGATCAACCCGGGTGGAAACATGGAGGGAAAGGAAGTGCGGTTTGGCATCGCGAACTCCGCGACCTGGGCAATCGCGACAACGGCCGCATCAAACGGTTCGGTGAATTCCATGCATGATTCGTTCACCCCGATGGGGGGGTTGATGGCGCTCGTCATGATGCAGCTCGGGGAGGTGGTCCTCGGCGGCGTCGGATCCGGTCTCTACGGGATGGTGGTCTTCGTGATCGTGGCGGTGTTCGTCGCGGGATTGCTGGTGGGCCGGACACCGGAGTACCTGGGTCATAAGATCGAGGCCTACGAAATGAAGATGGCCTCGCTCCTGATCCTCATCATGCCGCTGACGGTCCTCGGACTGACGGCCCTTGCCGTCGTCACGGACCCGGGGAAGGCGGCAATGCTCAACCCGGGCCCGCACGGCTTCAGCGAGATCCTCTACGCCTTCACTTCAGAGGGCAACAACAACGGAAGCGCATTCGCGGGCGTGAGTGCGAATACCCCCTATTACAACATCACCGGGGGGATCGCGATGTTGATCAGCCGATACTGGCTCGCGGTGCCAACGCTTGCTCTTGCCGGTTCACTCGTGAGGAAGAAACTCGTTCCCACGAGCGAAGGAACGCTTCCGACTCACACCCCTCTTTTCATTTTCTGGCTGATTGCGGTCGTCCTCATCGTCGGGGCTCTCAACTTCCTGCCGGCACTCGCGCTCGGCCCGATCGTGGAACATTTCATGATTGCATATTGACATGGCGGCTTCTTCAACATCCGAACAGCTAAAAAACAAGCCGATCGCGTTAACCGGGGAGATGTTTCGGCGCGCGCTGGGCGATTCGTTTGTCAAGCTGAATCCGTTCCTGATGGTCCGCAATCCGGTCATGTTCGTGGTCGAGGTCGGCAGCATTCTAACGAGCGCGCTCTGGATTCAGGCGTCGACCGGGAGCGGCGAAGCCCCCGCCTGGTACATCGGAGGGGTCTCCCTCTGGCTCTGGTTCACGGTTCTCTTCGCAAACTTCTCCGAGGCGCTGGCTGAAGGCCGCGGCAAGGCGCAGGCGGATGCCCTGCGGCGCGCGCGGAAGGATATCACCGCCAAGAAACTCAGTCAGCCCGTCCACGGAGCCGCATACGAGATCGTCACCGCTTCAGCCCTGCATACGGGGGATGTATTTCTCGTGGAGGCGGGGGACACCATACCTGCGGATGGCGAGGTGATCGAGGGCGTCGCCTCGGTCGACGAAAGCGCGATCACGGGTGAGAGCGCCCCGGTCATTCGCGAATCGGGCGGCGACAGGAGCGCGGTCACGGGAGGGACTCGAGTGCTCTCCGACTGGCTGGTGATCCGGCTTACGGCGGAACCCGGTGGCGGATTCCTCGATAGAATGATCAAGCTCATCGAAGGCGCCAAACGCCAGAAAACTCCGAACGAGATCGCCCTCAATATTCTTCTTGCGGCTTTTACGATCATCTTCCTCGTCGTCTGTGTGACGCTCCTGCCGTTCTCGATCTTTAGCGTCGCCTCGGCGGGGCAGGGATCGCCGATCACCGTCACGGTTCTGGTGGCGCTCCTGGTATGCCTGATTCCCACCACGATCGGAGGGCTCCTCTCCGCCATCGGCATCGCCGGCATGGACCGGATGATCCGGCATAACGT of Bacteroidota bacterium contains these proteins:
- a CDS encoding response regulator transcription factor; its protein translation is MRTILIVDDERDILDLVRYNLQKEGYEVLTARSGKEALEMARQNPDLILLDIMMPEYDGLEVLKRLKKDERTSRIPVVFLTAKGSDVDEVLGLELGAEDYIVKPISIPKLTARVKNVLRKREEGDAAPVQPISIGEVEIIQSQHIVRIDRKEVFFPRKEFEVLLYLARHTGQVVSRESLLRSVWGSDVRVVDRTVDVHIRKIREKLGKRAGMLETIKGVGYKFREEQ
- a CDS encoding Ppx/GppA phosphatase family protein, producing the protein MASRNRNLAAIDVGTNSIHLIVVRVDTRTGRFKIIDREKDVVRLGKGSSDMKYLSRPAIRRGLETLSRFKRVADGARATVRAVGTSAIREAINRDKFLLMVKAKTGITIEIASGVEEARLIYLGILQALPLYQEKVLLIDIGGGSTEFLLGKKGQVLYDNSLKLGAVRLTARFFKHGNYSAKTVKQCRIYILGMLNPIARQLRNLDRQTVVGTSGTIQAVASLIRTGQKDEGVTNLNGFSFTRDDLRAAVERILDAAVHDSMEELQEFDPSRRDIIVAGALILEQLFKELDLKEMTVSEYGLREGIVMDTIENKYLRAESSPDDLRRESIRHLGETLAVEKAHTQHVAQLALRIFDQTKSLHGLGAPEREFLEAAALLHEVGLYVSHSQHHRHSYYLIKNADLLGYTEDEKAIIANVARYHRKSHPKPKHENFQTLSGEQRRIVVKLAAILRIADGLDRSHAGAVEDIRCRRTKDKVTFHLKRFEGLPVEMEIWGAEHKKGLFEKTFDVEVRFTDR
- a CDS encoding thymidylate kinase; its protein translation is MSNKGPFFGEGLPYVDVSAMKGKLIVIEGTDGVGRSTQIEDIKKWLEVKGYGVITTGWTRSPLLGSTIVKAKAGHTLNVNTYCLLYAADFADRLENEIIPALNSGFIVLADRYVYTAFARATVRGADRTWIRKVFGFALKPDAVFYMQIGIEDLIPRVINSETLSKRYWDEGLGEGLKYWESGMDLKLGEDFYDSFIAYQKWILREFSRMSRSFGFVEVDASRNFHETNSALKAGITSVLSRG
- the tmk gene encoding dTMP kinase, which encodes MTGQSLFRNHPYPGRLIVVEGIDGSGKSTQLQLLHKWLSSQRYRAFLTEWNSSALVKQTIKLGKKKNLLTPTTFSILHATDFADRLAHLIIPPLKAGMIVLADRYVYTAFARDVVRGVHPEWVRNLYGFAAKPDLAIYFKVPIEVSLSRILNGRINLKFHEAGMDLGLSGDPSESFRMFQSKILEEYDTMSAEYNLQVIDATRPIQEQQAIVRAMTKAVLRKYKPAPYLQKKENIYVK
- the sixA gene encoding phosphohistidine phosphatase SixA, coding for MRLHLLRHAIAVPRAGTHYPNDDRPLTEDGRKKMRKAAGGIAAAIGTVDIIFSSPLKRALDTARIAAKELGLAGKITILEELLPGREPGMLVNALLLGRQKESLLIVGHEPDLGVFASTLLGSPALSIVFKKGGLCRIDVDELRTGSTGRLIYHLTPKQLRLLSPAKQHDRTKPLQKPPLSGPSHRRRRNRRVG
- a CDS encoding CHAD domain-containing protein codes for the protein MPVLLRRFFAGSNLVLRNPDNARELHDMRLEGKRLRFAMEAFAPAFGKAFARSLKEIRDILRLMGLIHDCDVSIGILADFLREFEIFNSMQSADEPALALRPLRELLSGQRALRLELFARLRAALKQREISALRKRFEKALDSK
- a CDS encoding CHAD domain-containing protein translates to MIGPSAEGTDAEALHDLRTNARRIQTLLQLFHSCFSGKKAGGQAQSIRSLIRAAGRVREMDVFLSLLKDRRGSFSGSDRSALDLIAARTLRRQTDERRRLVRRLKRFESAQAGRDLRKFLASI
- the kdpC gene encoding potassium-transporting ATPase subunit KdpC, with amino-acid sequence MLKQLRPAIILIVLFTILTGLAYPLLITAVAQLVFPETANGSLISRGGKAIGSELIGQAFSDPKYFWPRPSATSPFPYNAGASTGSNYGPLNPALLAGVRKRIEDLKRADPENDRPIPVDLVTASGSGLDPHISVAAALYQLPRVARVRGMTEDRIRSLVDRYTEWRQFGFLGEPRVNVLRLNFALDEIRSLPEVK
- a CDS encoding potassium ABC transporter ATPase, whose product is MDILYIGIVLVFFLLTWGLLKGCDLLGEEKSGDRS
- the kdpF gene encoding K(+)-transporting ATPase subunit F; this translates as MSWLYIISGIISLGLLIYLFVALLKPEIFE
- the kdpA gene encoding potassium-transporting ATPase subunit KdpA, which gives rise to MTFSGVLQIVIYLAVLLLLVKPLGAFMARVYRRERTFLDPVLGPLERLLYRLSRIDPDKEMDWKENAAALLVFNFAGLIVVYAVQRLQQFLPINPQGLGAVSPDSAFNTAVSFASNTNWQGYGGETTMSYLTQMIALTVQNFLSAASGMAVLALFIRGISRHSVKTLGNFWVDMTRSTLYILLPLSVVLALVLVSQGVVQTFSPPVSVPLLERTVDGTGAAVTQQVIPVGPVASQIAIKQLGTNGGGFFNVNSAHPFENPTPLTDFLEMLSILLIAAALCYTYGSMVGDTRQGWAVLASMLIILIPAIVVTHAAESSGNPKLAALNVEQRSTSINPGGNMEGKEVRFGIANSATWAIATTAASNGSVNSMHDSFTPMGGLMALVMMQLGEVVLGGVGSGLYGMVVFVIVAVFVAGLLVGRTPEYLGHKIEAYEMKMASLLILIMPLTVLGLTALAVVTDPGKAAMLNPGPHGFSEILYAFTSEGNNNGSAFAGVSANTPYYNITGGIAMLISRYWLAVPTLALAGSLVRKKLVPTSEGTLPTHTPLFIFWLIAVVLIVGALNFLPALALGPIVEHFMIAY